One Nesterenkonia populi DNA window includes the following coding sequences:
- a CDS encoding ribose-phosphate diphosphokinase: MDEIRLSTEKTMVVASGRAHPQLGEEIAAELGTELLPLDAYEFANGEIYVRSGESVRGKDVFLIQSHPAPLNQWLMEQLIMIDSMKRASAKRITVVSPFYPYSRQDKKGRGREPISARLVADMYQTAGADRIMTVDLHTAQIQGFFDGPVDHLFGIPLLADYIREQVSEDEVTVVSPDTGRVRVAEQWADRLGGAPLAFVHKTRDLTQPNMAESKRVVGDIEGRTCVLIDDMIDTGGTISGAVKILKDAGAKDVIIAATHAILSGSAAERLANSGAREVVVTNTLPIPDEKRFESLTVLSIAPILARAIKEVFTDGSVTTLFDGQA; encoded by the coding sequence ATGGATGAGATCAGGCTCAGCACCGAGAAGACCATGGTCGTCGCCAGCGGGCGGGCCCATCCGCAGCTGGGGGAGGAGATCGCCGCGGAGCTCGGCACCGAGCTGCTCCCGCTGGACGCCTACGAGTTCGCCAACGGGGAGATCTACGTCCGCTCCGGCGAATCGGTGCGGGGCAAAGACGTCTTCCTCATCCAGTCCCACCCCGCGCCGCTGAACCAGTGGCTCATGGAGCAGCTCATCATGATCGACTCCATGAAGCGTGCATCCGCCAAACGCATCACCGTGGTCAGCCCCTTCTACCCCTACTCCAGGCAGGACAAGAAGGGCCGCGGCCGCGAGCCGATCTCCGCACGCCTCGTCGCCGACATGTACCAGACCGCAGGCGCTGACCGGATCATGACCGTGGATCTGCACACCGCCCAGATCCAGGGCTTCTTCGACGGGCCGGTCGACCATCTCTTCGGCATCCCGCTGCTGGCCGACTACATCCGTGAGCAGGTCTCCGAGGACGAGGTCACCGTGGTCTCCCCGGACACCGGCCGGGTGCGTGTCGCCGAGCAGTGGGCCGACCGCCTCGGCGGCGCACCGCTGGCGTTCGTGCACAAGACCCGTGACCTCACCCAGCCGAACATGGCCGAGTCCAAGCGCGTGGTCGGTGACATCGAAGGCCGTACCTGCGTGCTCATCGACGACATGATCGACACCGGAGGCACCATCTCCGGCGCGGTGAAGATCCTCAAGGACGCCGGCGCCAAGGACGTCATCATCGCCGCCACCCACGCGATCCTCTCCGGCTCGGCCGCCGAGCGTCTCGCGAACTCCGGCGCCCGCGAAGTCGTGGTCACCAATACTCTGCCTATCCCGGATGAGAAGCGGTTCGAGAGCCTTACGGTCCTGTCCATCGCCCCCATCCTCGCCCGCGCCATCAAGGAAGTCTTCACCGACGGCTCAGTGACCACCCTCTTCGACGGCCAGGCATAG